GTTGAAGTACGCAAAGCcgtatctaaaatttttgatttgacataaatgccattttttaaatgctccatctaaacaaaaacaacaagtttaaaattaaagaaaaaatatctttttttctaACACCATCAAACCTACATCTTCAGAGTCGACCCCAAAGAAATGATTATCATCACTCAATGCATAGTTTTCAGTTTTTATGAtaggagaattatttttatcagtgtCAGATCCAGTTGCGATGCTCTTATTGttgtttactttattattatgagtATTATTGCTCATAtcttcaagaattttttctgaaTTCTTTACTACTTCTTTGTCAGTACCATCTGCTTTGGGAATATTTGATTTGCCATTCGAATCTTTTCTATCATCACTTTTTGTAAGTTCTGATAAAGAAGAATTGGAAGAATTAAGAgatattgacaattttttgtcatttcctggGATATCATCGACTGATAAATCATCAGAAGATGCCTTAGACGAAGAAGACTCAACAACTACACGTTTTGGATccatctgaaataaaaaaattgaaaatacaaaattttgaaaatgtatgAAAAGTTTCCTAACaatcccgtgtaaaaaaaattgttaaaaaagtgttgactattctaaacttcaaaacgtgacacaacgacgaacttttttgaacgttttttaaacttttgaaacttcaagagaaaaatcaataaatatcctCATATTATTAAGATATGCTAAAACGAAAAACGTTTAGAAATAGTTCGAAATGAGATTTTTCTGAGCGTATTTCGCTCTGAAAAATGTTGATTTGTAGTATTAAGTCAATcggtttttttctgtgtattttcagaagtttgaaaatcgtttgaaaaaagttcgtcattgtgttacgttttgaagtttagaatagtcaacacttttttaaccttttttcaacaattttttttacacgggattATTACAACTCATacttttggttttttagtactCCTCATATTTTTTGGTGTATTAGTTGTTTTTGTTTCATAGTCTGCAGGCGAATAGCTTCGTTTCTTTACTGTCTGGCGTTTTCCTATGACAGAGGGAGACGATTCAGACTTCTCCACAGGTTTTTCTTTCGGCTTTTCgatggatttttttgtttctgaatttttcagaatttttttggctgcgttttttaatttatttatgtcctctaaatgaaaaaaaaaaaaaaaaaatttcagtactattcatttttgaggttaatctaaatttgataaattcactaaatattcaaattgatatttatagctatgatataaataattattataaaatactgAATTAACAAGGaaaatcttattttattagttcTAAAgagtattataattatattaatatatatatatttaccggAACATTTCAAAACTTCTCCTTTGTACTTTTTCTTTTGATAAGTGAACGACACAATGTCACcaatttttactgtttttaaATCGCAAATCATGTCCTCATTTTCGACATATAATAAAGAGTTATCCGCGCTACAACTTATAAGATACATGATTACCTGAGCAGAGCACTAATTATGTTAATTATAAGCGTCTACGACAAAACGTGTAACAAATGACACTGGCAAACTTCCGTGCACACTGAAAACCGACGCCATCCGCCATTGGTCCCGAAAGTTGTGACGCCATTACATAAAGGCGCGGGGGCGCGGAATTATAGGACTGGACTGTCGATCACACGCATACATTCATTTTCATTAGTATATGTCGCTAAATATATTcgattgtataaataaataaataaatctttgcTTATAACCTCTTTTTTGTAAATCAGTTAATTAATAGATGCTCCAATAATTGTGAATTAtctttattagtaatttaataatttaaactaaaatataaataaattaaacgaaGATATTATGGCATCAACTGAAAAAGAGCCAAAGAATACAACACCCAAAAGATATAAATTATGGAGATGGGATCGAACAAATAAAGTATGTATAtgtagtttatttaatttttactattaaatattaaatagttaTGAGAatcgatttaataaaaatttaaaaaattatcaacaacatccataaaaatgatactgaaatatGATCCAAAAGTTAGGAGACATTacacaatttttggatttatttttaacaaataaatacttacataccctgattaaaaaaatgtatttgacaggattaataaggattaaaattttaatactttcaaatcctgctaaatactgtaaatcctttttcaaaattcacgattaatcatattaaatactttttaatactaaaataatcgaaaggagtagaaggatttgaaaggatttaacgagcatttaaaatttttaatgctatcgaatactttttaatcctgaaataatgtttttatttcgttatctttttaggatataaaaggattcaaccagtatttaaaattttcaatgctatcgaatactttttaatcctgaaataaagtttttatttcaatatctttttaggatataaaaggattcaactagcatttgaaatttctaatgctaccgaatactttttaatcccgaaataattttttatttcacaacctttttaggatatagaaggatttcaccagtatttaaaatttcttatgctaccgaatactttttaatcctgaaataatttttatatttcgttatctttttaggatttaaatgaatttaaccagtatttaaaatttctaatgctattgaatactttttaatattgaaataatgtttttatttcgttatctttttaggatataaaaggattgaaccagtatttgaaatttctaatgctaccgaatactttttaatcctgaaatatttttttatttcctaacCTTTTGGGGATATAGAAAGATTtcaccagtatttaaaatttctaatgctaccgaatactttttaatcctgaaatattttttttatttcataacctttttaggatataaaaggatttcaccagtatttaaaatttcttatgctaccgaatactttttaatcctgaaatgatgtttttattttgttatctttttaggatataaaaggattcaactagcatttaaaatttctaatgctaccgaatactttttaatcctgaaatattttttttatttcataacctttttaggatataaacggatttaaccagtatttgaaatttttaatgctattgaatactttttaaacctgaaataatttttttattccataacctttttaggatatagaaggattgaaccagtatttgaaatttctaatgctaccgaatactttttaatcctgaaataatttttttatttaattatctttttaggatatagaaggatttaaccagtgtttgaaatttctaatgctaccaaatactttttaatcctgaaataatgtttttatttcataaccattttaggatatagaaggattgaaccagtatttaaaatttcttatgctaccgaatactttttaatcctgaaatcatttttatatttcgttatctttttaggatatagaaggattgaaccagtgtttgaaatttctaatgctattgaatacttttttaacctgaaataatttttttattccataacctttttaggatatagaaggattgaaccagtatttgaaatttctaatgctaccgaatactttttaatcctgaaataatttttttatttaattatctttttaggatatagaaggatttaaccagtgtttgaaatttctaatgctaccaaatactttttaatcctgaaataatgtttttatttcataaccattttaggatatagaaggattgaaccagtatttaaaatttcttatgctaccgaatactttttaatcctgaaatcatttttatatttcgttatctttttaggatatagaaggattgaaccagtgtttgaaatttctaatgctattgaatacttttttaacctgaaataatttttttattccataacctttttaggatatagaaggattgaaccagtatttgaaatttctaatgctaccgaatactttttaatcctgaaataattttcttatttaattatctttttaggatatagaaggatttaaccagtgtttgaaatttctaatgctaccaaatactttttaatcctgaaataatgtttttatttcataaccattttaggatatagaaggattgaaccagtatttaaaatttcttatgctaccgaatactttttaatcctgaaatcatttttttatttcgttatctttttaggatatagaaggattgaaccagtgtttgaaatttctagtgctaccaaatactttttaatcctgaaataatatttttatttcataacctttttaggatatagaaggattgaaccagtatttaaaatttcttatgctaccgaatactttttaatcctgaaatcatttttttatttcgttatctttttaggatatagaaggaGTGAAccagtgtttgaaatttctaatgctaccaaatactttttaatcctgaaataatatttttatttcataacctttttaggatataaaaggatacaaccagtatttaaaatttttaatgctaccgaatactttttaatcctgaaatcatttttttatttcgttatctttttaggatatagaaggattgaaccagtatttgaaatttctaatgctaccgaatattttttaatcctgaaataatttttttatttcataacctttttaggatataaacggatttaaccagtatttgaaatttttaa
This sequence is a window from Microplitis mediator isolate UGA2020A chromosome 3, iyMicMedi2.1, whole genome shotgun sequence. Protein-coding genes within it:
- the LOC130664987 gene encoding TNF receptor-associated factor family protein DDB_G0272098-like gives rise to the protein MYLISCSADNSLLYVENEDMICDLKTVKIGDIVSFTYQKKKYKGEVLKCSEDINKLKNAAKKILKNSETKKSIEKPKEKPVEKSESSPSVIGKRQTVKKRSYSPADYETKTTNTPKNMRSTKKPKMDPKRVVVESSSSKASSDDLSVDDIPGNDKKLSISLNSSNSSLSELTKSDDRKDSNGKSNIPKADGTDKEVVKNSEKILEDMSNNTHNNKVNNNKSIATGSDTDKNNSPIIKTENYALSDDNHFFGVDSEDMEHLKNGIYVKSKILDTALRTSTQATHLARQLLEGVIKNDILLRCTLTGKPMRGKKDDSMLSLHGKAKNAIIEYAMDYAKGMKWNPVQEKR